A single genomic interval of Hemibagrus wyckioides isolate EC202008001 linkage group LG13, SWU_Hwy_1.0, whole genome shotgun sequence harbors:
- the tectb gene encoding beta-tectorin, whose translation MTSFYAPVYEMALVAAFLFLLPASWACAPQKADYIMISCFPNAIIANVPECPYGWEIGQLSLGGVCYTGVNTPGFYRFTIPDLTPKNLSYCATLSEYVGGKDPKYIFYNSIVSNDSSLTVRNQPVNYTFSCTYRAAYLVNNAVFSQRVATVYVNNGSLGSFKSQLSMNVFTNSKFLYAKDAPYVIDTSEIGSEVFIGIEAKGLSNRFKVVITNCWATPTPYSTDKKRWSLILNSCSSDNTVTIFENAKDSRSMFKFNSFRFQRLEKVSTVWLHCEVQVCDGEKLYCLPTPCRSRSVKSEPDPHGGVLTMEFQIKAQHSSSYTHLAGTFLSMLCVFLLNAVLRYTSL comes from the exons ATGACTTCCTTCTATGCCCCAG TGTATGAAATGGCTTTAGTCgctgcatttctttttcttctccctgCCTCATGGGCTTGTGCCCCACAAAAAGCTG atTATATCATGATTTCCTGTTTCCCAAACGCCATCATCGCAAATGTTCCTGAGTGCCCGTATGGGTGGGAAATAGGACAGCTGTCTTTGGGTGGTGTGTGCTACACGGGGGTCAATACTCCTGGCTTCTACCGCTTTACCATTCCAGACCTCACACCCAAGAATCTCTCGTACTGCGCCACCCTGTCTGAG TATGTTGGAGGCAAAGACCCAAAATACATTTTCTACAACTCTATCGTCTCCAATGACTCGTCACTCACAGTGCGGAACCAGCCGGTGAACTACACCTTTAGCTGCACGTACAGAGCAGCTTACTTGGTCAATAATGCAGTCTTCAGTCAAAG AGTGGCAACGGTTTATGTCAACAACGGGAGTTTAGGTTCTTTTAAGTCTCAATTGTCTATGAACGTCTTCACA AACTCTAAGTTCCTGTATGCTAAAGATGCTCCATATGTGATTGACACATCAGAAATCGGCTCGGAGGTCTTTATCGGCATCGAAGCGAAAGGACTGAGTAATAG ATTTAAGGTGGTTATAACAAATTGCTGGGCGACACCTACTCCTTATTCAACAGACAAGAAGAGATGGAGCTTAATTCTCAATAG CTGTTCATCAGATAACACGGTGACCATATTTGAGAACGCCAAAGACAGCCGCTCAATGTTCAAGTTCAATTCGTTCCGGTTTCAGCGTCTAGAGAAAGTGTCCACTGTGTGGCTTCACTGTGAGGTTCAAGTGTGCGATGGTGAAAAGCTCTACTGTCTGCCG ACTCCCTGTAGATCACGGAGCGTCAAATCTGAGCCAGATCCACATGGAGGTGTCTTGACCATGGAGTTTCAAATTAAAG CACAACATTCTTCCAGTTACACACATCTTGCAG GAACATTTCTgagcatgttgtgtgtgtttcttcttaATGCAGTTTTACGTTATACCAGTTTGTAA
- the acsl5 gene encoding long-chain-fatty-acid--CoA ligase 5 isoform X1, with product MEFLFEFLFSPLPTSALVFLFGLGAVALTYLNSRPKPLRPPVDLNRQTVGIAGGARKSAILKDDNLISYSHEDAKTLYEVFQRGLHASGNGPCLGHRKPGKPYQWLKYKQVSDRAEYLGSALLHRGLEPSPKSFIGIFAQNRPEWIISELACYTYSMVAVPLYDTLGPEALVFIINRANISTVLCDKQDKVETLLDNCEKHLTPVLKTIIVMDPFDAAVTERASKCEVEVLSLKDVEALGKSNHRRPIPPKPEDLSIVCFTSGTTGDPKGAMLTHENVVADAASFVKSFESAFTALSSDVLISFLPLAHMFERVVQTVLYSVGGRVGFFQGDIKLLPDDMKTLKPTVFPVVPRLLNRVYDKIQSGAQTPFKKWLLNFAVERKHAEVKQGIIRNNSIWDKLIFHKVQESLGGSVRVMVTGAAPISPAVLRFLRACLGCQIFEAYGQTECTAGCTISLPGDWTAGHVGVPVPCNIVKLVDVEEMNYFASNNEGEVCIKGKNVFCGYLNDPERTAEALDQDGWLHTGDIGKWLPNGVLKIIDRKKNIFKLAQGEYIAPEKIENVYVRCGTVAQVFVHGDSLQSCLVAIVVPDAETLPSLAEKLGVKGSFEQLCKNQQIKKAILSDLVKLGREAGLKSFEQVKDLHLHPDQFTIENGLLTPTLKAKRGDLSKFFKNEIESLYAKLQG from the exons ATGGAGTTCTTATTTGAGTTTCTATTCTCTCCATTGCCCACCTCGGCACTGGTGTTCTTGTTTGGGCTCGGGGCAGTCGCCCTGACTTATCTCAACAGCAGGCCCAAGCCCCTGAGGCCGCCTGTCGATCTGAACAGACAGACTGTGGGCATTGCG GGTGGAGCCAGGAAGAGTGCAATACTAAAAGATGACAACTTAATATCCTATTCACACGAGGATGCTAAAACTCTGTATGAGGTTTTCCAAAGGGGATTACATGCCTCAG GAAATGGGCCTTGTTTGGGGCACCGAAAGCCTGGGAAGCCATATCAATGGCTGAAATACAAACAG GTTTCGGATAGGGCTGAGTACTTGGGCTCTGCACTGCTCCATAGAGGATTGGAGCCTTCGCCAAAATCATTCATTGGCATCTTTGCTCAAAACCGACCAGAG TGGATTATCTCTGAATTGGCCTGCTATACTTATTCCATGGTGGCAGTTCCTCTGTATGATACGCTTGGTCCTGAGGCACTTGTCTTCATCATTAACAGAG CCAACATCTCTACAGTACTTTGTGACAAGCAGGACAAAGTGGAGACTCTTCTTGATAACTGTGAAAAACATCTTACCCCTGTGCTCAAAACTATCATTGTTATGGACCCATTTGATGCTGCAGTAACAGAACGAGCATCCAAGTGTGAAGTGGAAGTATTGAGTCTAAAGGATGTGGAG GCTCTGGGGAAAAGTAATCATCGGAGGCCAATT CCACCGAAGCCAGAAGACTTGAGTATTGTGTGCTTTACCAGTGGAACTACTG GTGATCCAAAGGGAGCCATGTTAACTCATGAAAATGTAGTGGCAGATGCTGCTAGCTTTGTTAAAAGCTTTGAG AGTGCCTTCACAGCACTTTCCTCTGATGTGTTGATCTCGTTCCTGCCACTGGCTCACATGTTTGAGAGAGTCGTGCAG ACAGTGCTGTACAGTGTGGGTGGAAGGGTAGGCTTCTTCCAAGGAGACATCAAACTGCTTCCCGATGACATGAAAACCCTGAAGCCCACAGTTTTCCCAGTCGTCCCACGCCTTCTCAATCGCGTATATGACAAG ATTCAAAGTGGGGCCCAGACTCCATTCAAGAAATGGCTCCTGAACTTTGCGGTTGAAAGGAAACATGCAGAGGTGAAGCAGGGCATCATAAGAAACAACAGCATATGGGACAAGCTCATCTTTCACAAAGTGCAG GAAAGTCTTGGGGGATCTGTTCGGGTGATGGTGACAGGTGCTGCTCCTATTTCACCTGCTGTGCTTAGATTCCTCAGAGCATGCCTTGGTTGCCAG ATATTTGAGGCATATGGCCAAACCGAGTGCACAGCTGGCTGCACCATTTCTCTGCCTGGGGACTGGACAGCTG GACATGTTGGAGTCCCTGTTCCATGTAACATAGTCAAACTAGTAGACGTGGAGGAGATGAACTATTTCGCATCGAATAATGAAGGAGAG GTTTGTATAAAAGGGAAGAACGTATTCTGTGGATATCTGAACGATCCAGAGAGGACAGCTGAGGCACTCGACCAAGATGGATGGCTGCATACTGGAGACATTGGCAAATGGCTTCCG AATGGAGTTTTGAAGATCATCGACAGAAAGAAGAACATTTTCAAACTGGCCCAAGGCGAGTACATTGCTCCAGAAAAGATCGAGAATGTCTATGTTCGATGCGGTACAGTCGCTCAAGTATTTGTTCATGGGGACAGTCTACAG TCCTGCTTAGTGGCCATTGTGGTGCCCGATGCTGAGACACTACCCAGCTTGGCTGAGAAGCTTGGAGTTAAGGGTTCATTTGAGCAACTATGTAAAAACCAG cAAATTAAGAAAGCTATCCTCTCTGACCTTGTAAAGCTGGGGCGTGAAGCAGGACTCAAATCCTTTGAACAA GTGAAAGACCTGCATCTCCACCCTGATCAGTTCACTATAGAGAACGGCCTTCTTACTCCAACGCTTAAAGCTAAAAGAGGTGACCTCAGCAAGTTCTTCAAAAACGAGATTGAAAGTCTTTACGCTAAACTGCAGGGATGA
- the acsl5 gene encoding long-chain-fatty-acid--CoA ligase 5 isoform X2 — protein sequence MEFLFEFLFSPLPTSALVFLFGLGAVALTYLNSRPKPLRPPVDLNRQTVGIAGGARKSAILKDDNLISYSHEDAKTLYEVFQRGLHASGNGPCLGHRKPGKPYQWLKYKQVSDRAEYLGSALLHRGLEPSPKSFIGIFAQNRPEWIISELACYTYSMVAVPLYDTLGPEALVFIINRANISTVLCDKQDKVETLLDNCEKHLTPVLKTIIVMDPFDAAVTERASKCEVEVLSLKDVEALGKSNHRRPIPPKPEDLSIVCFTSGTTGDPKGAMLTHENVVADAASFVKSFESAFTALSSDVLISFLPLAHMFERVVQTVLYSVGGRVGFFQGDIKLLPDDMKTLKPTVFPVVPRLLNRVYDKVFGAQTPFKKWLLNFAVERKHAEVKQGIIRNNSIWDKLIFHKVQESLGGSVRVMVTGAAPISPAVLRFLRACLGCQIFEAYGQTECTAGCTISLPGDWTAGHVGVPVPCNIVKLVDVEEMNYFASNNEGEVCIKGKNVFCGYLNDPERTAEALDQDGWLHTGDIGKWLPNGVLKIIDRKKNIFKLAQGEYIAPEKIENVYVRCGTVAQVFVHGDSLQSCLVAIVVPDAETLPSLAEKLGVKGSFEQLCKNQQIKKAILSDLVKLGREAGLKSFEQVKDLHLHPDQFTIENGLLTPTLKAKRGDLSKFFKNEIESLYAKLQG from the exons ATGGAGTTCTTATTTGAGTTTCTATTCTCTCCATTGCCCACCTCGGCACTGGTGTTCTTGTTTGGGCTCGGGGCAGTCGCCCTGACTTATCTCAACAGCAGGCCCAAGCCCCTGAGGCCGCCTGTCGATCTGAACAGACAGACTGTGGGCATTGCG GGTGGAGCCAGGAAGAGTGCAATACTAAAAGATGACAACTTAATATCCTATTCACACGAGGATGCTAAAACTCTGTATGAGGTTTTCCAAAGGGGATTACATGCCTCAG GAAATGGGCCTTGTTTGGGGCACCGAAAGCCTGGGAAGCCATATCAATGGCTGAAATACAAACAG GTTTCGGATAGGGCTGAGTACTTGGGCTCTGCACTGCTCCATAGAGGATTGGAGCCTTCGCCAAAATCATTCATTGGCATCTTTGCTCAAAACCGACCAGAG TGGATTATCTCTGAATTGGCCTGCTATACTTATTCCATGGTGGCAGTTCCTCTGTATGATACGCTTGGTCCTGAGGCACTTGTCTTCATCATTAACAGAG CCAACATCTCTACAGTACTTTGTGACAAGCAGGACAAAGTGGAGACTCTTCTTGATAACTGTGAAAAACATCTTACCCCTGTGCTCAAAACTATCATTGTTATGGACCCATTTGATGCTGCAGTAACAGAACGAGCATCCAAGTGTGAAGTGGAAGTATTGAGTCTAAAGGATGTGGAG GCTCTGGGGAAAAGTAATCATCGGAGGCCAATT CCACCGAAGCCAGAAGACTTGAGTATTGTGTGCTTTACCAGTGGAACTACTG GTGATCCAAAGGGAGCCATGTTAACTCATGAAAATGTAGTGGCAGATGCTGCTAGCTTTGTTAAAAGCTTTGAG AGTGCCTTCACAGCACTTTCCTCTGATGTGTTGATCTCGTTCCTGCCACTGGCTCACATGTTTGAGAGAGTCGTGCAG ACAGTGCTGTACAGTGTGGGTGGAAGGGTAGGCTTCTTCCAAGGAGACATCAAACTGCTTCCCGATGACATGAAAACCCTGAAGCCCACAGTTTTCCCAGTCGTCCCACGCCTTCTCAATCGCGTATATGACAAGGTATT TGGGGCCCAGACTCCATTCAAGAAATGGCTCCTGAACTTTGCGGTTGAAAGGAAACATGCAGAGGTGAAGCAGGGCATCATAAGAAACAACAGCATATGGGACAAGCTCATCTTTCACAAAGTGCAG GAAAGTCTTGGGGGATCTGTTCGGGTGATGGTGACAGGTGCTGCTCCTATTTCACCTGCTGTGCTTAGATTCCTCAGAGCATGCCTTGGTTGCCAG ATATTTGAGGCATATGGCCAAACCGAGTGCACAGCTGGCTGCACCATTTCTCTGCCTGGGGACTGGACAGCTG GACATGTTGGAGTCCCTGTTCCATGTAACATAGTCAAACTAGTAGACGTGGAGGAGATGAACTATTTCGCATCGAATAATGAAGGAGAG GTTTGTATAAAAGGGAAGAACGTATTCTGTGGATATCTGAACGATCCAGAGAGGACAGCTGAGGCACTCGACCAAGATGGATGGCTGCATACTGGAGACATTGGCAAATGGCTTCCG AATGGAGTTTTGAAGATCATCGACAGAAAGAAGAACATTTTCAAACTGGCCCAAGGCGAGTACATTGCTCCAGAAAAGATCGAGAATGTCTATGTTCGATGCGGTACAGTCGCTCAAGTATTTGTTCATGGGGACAGTCTACAG TCCTGCTTAGTGGCCATTGTGGTGCCCGATGCTGAGACACTACCCAGCTTGGCTGAGAAGCTTGGAGTTAAGGGTTCATTTGAGCAACTATGTAAAAACCAG cAAATTAAGAAAGCTATCCTCTCTGACCTTGTAAAGCTGGGGCGTGAAGCAGGACTCAAATCCTTTGAACAA GTGAAAGACCTGCATCTCCACCCTGATCAGTTCACTATAGAGAACGGCCTTCTTACTCCAACGCTTAAAGCTAAAAGAGGTGACCTCAGCAAGTTCTTCAAAAACGAGATTGAAAGTCTTTACGCTAAACTGCAGGGATGA
- the acsl5 gene encoding long-chain-fatty-acid--CoA ligase 5 isoform X3, which translates to MVAVPLYDTLGPEALVFIINRANISTVLCDKQDKVETLLDNCEKHLTPVLKTIIVMDPFDAAVTERASKCEVEVLSLKDVEALGKSNHRRPIPPKPEDLSIVCFTSGTTGDPKGAMLTHENVVADAASFVKSFESAFTALSSDVLISFLPLAHMFERVVQTVLYSVGGRVGFFQGDIKLLPDDMKTLKPTVFPVVPRLLNRVYDKIQSGAQTPFKKWLLNFAVERKHAEVKQGIIRNNSIWDKLIFHKVQESLGGSVRVMVTGAAPISPAVLRFLRACLGCQIFEAYGQTECTAGCTISLPGDWTAGHVGVPVPCNIVKLVDVEEMNYFASNNEGEVCIKGKNVFCGYLNDPERTAEALDQDGWLHTGDIGKWLPNIFKLAQGEYIAPEKIENVYVRCGTVAQVFVHGDSLQSCLVAIVVPDAETLPSLAEKLGVKGSFEQLCKNQQIKKAILSDLVKLGREAGLKSFEQVKDLHLHPDQFTIENGLLTPTLKAKRGDLSKFFKNEIESLYAKLQG; encoded by the exons ATGGTGGCAGTTCCTCTGTATGATACGCTTGGTCCTGAGGCACTTGTCTTCATCATTAACAGAG CCAACATCTCTACAGTACTTTGTGACAAGCAGGACAAAGTGGAGACTCTTCTTGATAACTGTGAAAAACATCTTACCCCTGTGCTCAAAACTATCATTGTTATGGACCCATTTGATGCTGCAGTAACAGAACGAGCATCCAAGTGTGAAGTGGAAGTATTGAGTCTAAAGGATGTGGAG GCTCTGGGGAAAAGTAATCATCGGAGGCCAATT CCACCGAAGCCAGAAGACTTGAGTATTGTGTGCTTTACCAGTGGAACTACTG GTGATCCAAAGGGAGCCATGTTAACTCATGAAAATGTAGTGGCAGATGCTGCTAGCTTTGTTAAAAGCTTTGAG AGTGCCTTCACAGCACTTTCCTCTGATGTGTTGATCTCGTTCCTGCCACTGGCTCACATGTTTGAGAGAGTCGTGCAG ACAGTGCTGTACAGTGTGGGTGGAAGGGTAGGCTTCTTCCAAGGAGACATCAAACTGCTTCCCGATGACATGAAAACCCTGAAGCCCACAGTTTTCCCAGTCGTCCCACGCCTTCTCAATCGCGTATATGACAAG ATTCAAAGTGGGGCCCAGACTCCATTCAAGAAATGGCTCCTGAACTTTGCGGTTGAAAGGAAACATGCAGAGGTGAAGCAGGGCATCATAAGAAACAACAGCATATGGGACAAGCTCATCTTTCACAAAGTGCAG GAAAGTCTTGGGGGATCTGTTCGGGTGATGGTGACAGGTGCTGCTCCTATTTCACCTGCTGTGCTTAGATTCCTCAGAGCATGCCTTGGTTGCCAG ATATTTGAGGCATATGGCCAAACCGAGTGCACAGCTGGCTGCACCATTTCTCTGCCTGGGGACTGGACAGCTG GACATGTTGGAGTCCCTGTTCCATGTAACATAGTCAAACTAGTAGACGTGGAGGAGATGAACTATTTCGCATCGAATAATGAAGGAGAG GTTTGTATAAAAGGGAAGAACGTATTCTGTGGATATCTGAACGATCCAGAGAGGACAGCTGAGGCACTCGACCAAGATGGATGGCTGCATACTGGAGACATTGGCAAATGGCTTCCG AACATTTTCAAACTGGCCCAAGGCGAGTACATTGCTCCAGAAAAGATCGAGAATGTCTATGTTCGATGCGGTACAGTCGCTCAAGTATTTGTTCATGGGGACAGTCTACAG TCCTGCTTAGTGGCCATTGTGGTGCCCGATGCTGAGACACTACCCAGCTTGGCTGAGAAGCTTGGAGTTAAGGGTTCATTTGAGCAACTATGTAAAAACCAG cAAATTAAGAAAGCTATCCTCTCTGACCTTGTAAAGCTGGGGCGTGAAGCAGGACTCAAATCCTTTGAACAA GTGAAAGACCTGCATCTCCACCCTGATCAGTTCACTATAGAGAACGGCCTTCTTACTCCAACGCTTAAAGCTAAAAGAGGTGACCTCAGCAAGTTCTTCAAAAACGAGATTGAAAGTCTTTACGCTAAACTGCAGGGATGA
- the gucy2g gene encoding guanylate cyclase 2G — translation MERTSNSKATEQAGWRVLIFLFCSTFINPIICSRTNQNRLLVGFQAPRNLSYPFSALKLGSAVQIAIDKINSNPSFVENYTLDFVYVDTDCKAKLSLGAFIDQIRKENISALFGPPCPEEAEVTGLLASIWNIPMFGFVGQTTKMDNTLMYDTYIKIVPPLKRVGEVLLKTLEFFGWKNVGVIGGGADSNTWDKVDGIFKSVEQKLLGKVTVTGSIKFDFSDQEQISKHVKHISKVSRVIIVLSNAEDATRIVMEAERQNLMNGEYVFLVVQQFEVSGNVDNLWKTALSDNSQRALKAFDMVFVLAEKSYEGYDYYDFFEHVHERLKGAPFYSNLSSDREVSPYSSYLHDAVLLYAMALKEALKDGKDPHNGRDVLKKLRDKNSIRFYGASGLVHFDEYGERNTDYSLYDLQLHEGIVKFVPILSFDSHTKLIKTTTRFTTVIWPAGKIPTDKPECGFDNELCEWLNSEIYLVLLLVAMPLFGVLAVMLITLLTLQKTRLQTKLDDSNWWLINYSDITILTEPKGGQSLSLHTSPSKSGSGGSQTMISSNSFGLKDKNGKNTIYATVGLYQVQMVKGSTSSSQGNHVSIKYLDNQLLRDIKKPSIIAEFNMMRELKHENLVQFFGVCNEPPNICIVMQYCKKGSLKDIIRNNEIDLDWMFKLSFAYDIVNGMEYLHRSSLKSHGNLKPTTCLVDSRLQVKLSGFGLWEFKHGTKHRLIPLENPKYEELFWIAPELLREVHLPFNGTQKADVFSFAIIMRELVYSTEVGPYSDIQLEPKEIIKQLRAPLAGEPLRPTLSPQMCDEALITLLNACWSENPDQRPPFTSIRRSLREISPDGYGNILDNMVNKLEKYANHLEEVVEERTNQLTVEKSRADKLLCSMLPRHIADQLMTGKSVEPMSYDLVTIFFSDIVGFTTMCSISSALEVVTLLNDLYSLFDEIIKLYDVYKVETIGDAYMVASGLPISNGTRHAEDISIMALHFLSAIKRFRIRHLPNEKLALRIGINSGPVVAGVVGTTMPRYCLFGDTVNTASRMESNSQPMKIHISQSTAEILMKIGSYELEERGDIELKGKGLQKTFWLLNKLGLKFPLTPQHYDMKPSADPKVTYKPNISSDVENKEKGREQIHVDKIPGAYTLTVPDI, via the exons ATGGAGAGAACTTCAAACTCTAAAGCAACTGAGCAGGCAGGATGGAGGGTCTTGATATTTTTATTCTGCTCCACATTTATCAACCCCATCATTTGCAGCCGCACAAACCAAAACAGGTTGTTGGTAGGATTCCAGGCTCCTCGCAATTTATCCTATCCATTCAGTGCTTTGAAGCTGGGCTCTGCTGTGCAGATTGCCATTGATAAAATTAATTCGAACCCATCCTTTGTTGAAAATTATACCCTTGATTTTGTGTACGTGGACACCGATTGTAAAGCGAAGCTGTCACTCGGAGCTTTTATTGACCAAATTCGGAAGGAAAACATATCAGCCCTCTTTGGGCCACCTTGTCCTGAGGAGGCAGAG GTCACTGGACTTCTTGCATCCATTTGGAACATCCCAATGTTTGGCTTTGTTGGGCAGACCACCAAAATGGATAATACTCTAATGTATGACACTTATATCAAAATTGTCCCTCCGCTTAAAAGAGTGGGGGAAGTTTTGCTCAAGACACTGGAGTTCTTTGGGTGGAAGAATGTTGGTGTAATTGGAGGAGGTGCAGACTCTAACACATGGGATAAAGTGGATGGAATTTTTAAATCTGTGGAACAGAAACTCCTAGGCAAAGTAACAGTGACAGGCAGCATCAAGTTCGATTTCAGTGATCAGGAACAGATTTCTAAGCATGTAAAGCATATCTCCAAAGTTTCAAGAG TGATCATAGTGTTAAGTAATGCTGAAGATGCCACTAGGATAGTGATGGAGGCTGAAAGACAAAACTTGATGAATGGAGAGTATGTTTTTCTTGTGGTACAACAGTTTGAGGTCAGTGGCAATGTG GATAACCTGTGGAAAACTGCTTTGAGTGACAACAGCCAAAGGGCACTGAAGGCATTTGATATGGTGTTTGTCCTTGCTGAGAAGTCTTATGAAGGCTATGATTATTATGACTTCTTTGAACATGTACATGAGAGGCTGAAAGGGGCTCCTTTTTACAGCAATCTTTCTTCCGACAGAGAA gtAAGCCCTTACTCGAGTTACCTACATGATGCTGTTTTGCTCTATGCCATGGCACTAAAGGAAGCTCTCAAAGATGGCAAAGACCCTCATAATGGACGAGATGTTCTTAAGAAGCTCAGAGACAAAAACAGCATTAGGTTTTACG GAGCCTCAGGTCTAGTTCACTTTGATGAATATGGAGAGAGGAACACTGACTATTCTTTGTATGACTTGCAACTACATGAAGGCATTGTCAAATTTGTGCCCATTCTAAGCTTTGACAGTCATACAAAACTGATCAA aacaACAACAAGATTTACAACAGTTATTTGGCCAGCAGGGAAAATACCAACAGATAAACCAGAGTGTGGTTTTGATAATGAACTCTGTGAATGGCTAAACAGTg AAATAtatctggtgttgttgttggtggccATGCCACTATTTGGAGTGCTAGCAGTGATGCTGATTACACTCCTGACCCTGCAGAAGACCCGTCTGCAGACAAAACTAGATGATTCCAACTGGTGGCTCATCAACTACAGTGATATCACTATTCTCACAGAACCTAAG GGGGGGCAGTCATTATCATTACATACAAGCCCTAGTAAAAGTGGAAGCGGTGGCTCTCAGACCATGATTTCCTCTAACAGTTTTGGCCTGAAGGACAAAAATGGCAAAAATACCATATATGCAACAGTCGGCTTGTACCAGGTACAAATGGTCAAAGGGTCTACTTCATCATCGCAG GGAAATCATGTAAGCATCAAATACTTGGACAATCAACTTCTACGTGACATCAAGAAACCATCTATTATTGCTGAGTTCAATATG ATGAGGGAGCTTAAACATGAGAACTTGGTTCAGTTTTTTGGAGTTTGTAATGAACCCCCTAATATCTGCATAGTTATGCAGTACTGCAAAAAAGGCAGCTTAAAG GACATTATCAGGAACAATGAAATTGACCTGGACTGGATGTTTAAACTCTCCTTTGCCTATGACATTGTCAAT GGTATGGAGTACCTACACAGGAGCAGTCTGAAGTCTCATGGCAACCTGAAGCCAACCACGTGTCTAGTGGACAGCCGGCTGCAGGTCAAACTGTCCGGCTTTGGTCTATGGGAGTTCAAACATGGCACCAAACACAGACTGATCCCACTTGAGAACCCCAAATATGAAG AGTTGTTCTGGATTGCTCCTGAGCTTTTGAGAGAAGTGCACCTTCCATTCAACGGTACTCAAAAAGCAGATGTGTTTAGCTTTGCAATAATCATGCGAGAGTTAGTCTACAGCACAGAAGTGGGACCCTACTCTGATATACAGTTGGAGCCAAAAG AAATCATCAAGCAGCTCAGGGCACCTCTAGCAGGGGAGCCCCTCAGACCTACTCTGTCTCCGCAGATGTGTGATGAAGCCTTGATTACTCTTCTTAATGCATGCTGGAGTGAGAATCCTGACCAAAGACCCCCTTTTACCTCCATTAGAAGAAGCTTGCGAGAAATCAGCCCTGACGG CTATGGTAATATTTTGGACAATATGGTTAACAAGCTAGAAAAATATGCTAATCACCTAGAGGAAGTGGTGGAGGAGAGGACCAATCAACTCACTGTAGAAAAGAGCAGAGCTGATAAACTTCTCTGCAGTATGCTTCCCAG ACACATAGCCGATCAGTTAATGACAGGAAAGTCAGTGGAGCCCATGAGTTATGACCTGGTGACCATTTTCTTCTCTGACATTGTGGGCTTCACCACCATGTGTTCAATCAGCTCAGCGCTGGAAGTAGTGACACTCCTCAATGACCTCTACAGCCTATTTGATGAGATCATCAAACTCTATGATGTTTATAAG GTGGAAACTATAGGAGATGCATATATGGTGGCAAGTGGGCTGCCGATAAGCAACGGCACCAGGCATGCAGAAGATATCTCGATTATGGCCCTCCATTTCCTCAGTGCCATTAAAAGATTCAGAATCAGACACTTGCCCAATGAGAAGCTGGCTCTACGGATTGGGATCAACTCTG GTCCAGTGGTTGCTGGTGTTGTGGGAACTACAATGCCTCGCTACTGTTTGTTTGGAGACACAGTCAATACTGCCTCTAGGATGGAGAGCAACAGCCAGC CGATGAAGATTCATATCTCCCAGAGTACTGCTGAAATTCTCATGAAGATTGGCTCTTATGAGCTCGAGGAGAGAGGAGACATCGAGCTGAAG GGAAAAGGATTACAGAAGACTTTCTGGTTACTCAATAAATTGGGCTTGAAGTTTCCCCTCACACCGCAGCACTATGATATGAAACCGAGTGCAGATCCCAAA GTGACATACAAACCAAATATCAGTAGTGATGTggagaataaagaaaaaggaagagaacAAATCCATGTAGATAAAATACCTGGTGCATACACACTGACTGTTCCTGACATCTAG